The following is a genomic window from Lysinibacillus sp. G4S2.
ATAAACATGAAGGTGAAAAGGAACAGAAAATATACGGACATGAGATGTTAAAAAAAGTGTCTAACTTGATATTGCAATTTACGTAATAAAAAAATCCTTTTATCACTCAATGATAAACCTTTTTTCCAAATCAACGCGCCTGGCAACTTGAGTTGTTTTTTTGTTTTCATATACCGCAATGATATAAGTAGTACTTACCATCAGATAATTGTTTAGATATATAAATAATTTTTTCAAAATTTTCTATAGTATCATCTCTATCAAAACTCAATAAATCATCATCGGAGTATTCATGATAATAAATAAGTTTTTGGATTACACTTGGACCATTCTTAAATAAATCTCTCCAAGCAGTAAAAATAGAAATAAGGGAAGAAGCCGATTGTTCATCAAATAGTGTTATCCCAATCTCATTAATCCCTAATTGTTTGGGGTTTCCTGGAAAAGCGGGGTTCATACATGGAATCCATGTAAGTGAATCAAAAATATATTCAAATACATTGTTATCAACTGTAATGTAATCAACAATTATATCCTTGTAATTGTCTCTATCCATACCAAAATTCAGAAAAAAATCATCATCTTGTGTTTCGGTCTTTTTTATCAAATATAATTCATGCATAAATATCCCCCTAGTATATTCAATCCTTTTTAAGATAACAAATAACTATTTTAACATATATTGTTTATTCTTTTGTTTTCCTATAATAATCTTCATTATGAGTTAGACAGAATACGAAGTTCCTTAAAAAGTCCCGGGTATTGCCTATCTCTATTTTCTGGTATCCCGTATTTTGTAAGAACATCTTATTTTGACTCACTATTCGTCCTACTTTACGATGTCTCAATACTCGAAAAAAAATCGAGTAGGAATGAATCCTACTCGATTTCATAAACTTTTATTAAGCTAAAACTTTCATAACATCGCGGACTGCTTCTGCCGATTTATCTAAAGCTGCTTTTTCATTGTCTGTTAACTCAAGTTCAAAGATTTTTTCTACACCATTTGCACCTAATAATGTTGGAACACCTAGGTATAAATCATTGTAGCCATATTCGCCTTCTAAGTATGCAATAGATGGAAGTATACGTTTTTGATCTTTAATGATAGCTTCCGCCATTTCGATAAGCGCCGCTGAAGGAGCATAATATGCAGAACCGTTACCAAGAAGGTTAACGATTTCAGCGCCACCTTTACGAGTACGGTCAACAATCTCTTCAAGACGATCTGCTGGGATTAATGTTTCTAATGGAATACCACCAGCGAATGAGTAGCGAGTTAGTGGCACCATTGTATCACCATGCCCACCTAAAACAAAACCTGTGATGTCTTTTACTGAGATATTAAGTTCTTCAGCTACAAACGCACAGAAACGTGCCGTATCGAGTACGCCTGATTGACCTATTACACGATTTTTAGGGAAACCAGTTTCTTTGAATACTGTGTAAGTCATTGCATCAACTGGGTTTGTAAGAACAAGGATTGTTGCATTTGGTGAGTACTTGGCAATTTCCTTGGAAACAGCTTTCATCACATCTTGGTTAATTTGAACAAGATCATCACGGCTCATACCAGGCTTACGAGCAACACCAGCAGTGATGATTACTACATCAGAATCTGCAGTATCAGCATAATTAGAAGTACCTTTAACATAAGAATCATATCCTTGCACCGGCGCAGCTTCCCACATATCTAAAGCTTTACCTTTTGCTGGGTTTTCAGCTTGTGGGATATCCACTAACACTATATCACCAAGTTCTTTTTGAGCTGCTAAAAATGCTGCAGTAGCACCAGTATAACCGCTACCAATTACTGAGATTTTTTTACGTTTCAGAGACATTCGAATACGCTCCTTTAAAATTAGTTTTAAAAAAGGGAGGAGAATAAATTCTCCTCCCTCGATTAAACAAGTTCATCGTAAATATTTTATTATAGAAATTTACATTTCACCCTAATTATATCGGCAGAACATACTTCCGCTTTAACTATAATTTCTATTTTAGAATAGAAAATTATAGGTTTTTGATTAATTCAGTAGCGAATTCTGAACATTTTACTTCTGTAGCGCCGTCCATTAAACGAGCGAAGTCGTAAGTTACAACTTTAGAAGAGATTGTTTTCTCTACAGATTTAGTAATCATGTCAGCTGCTTCTTGCCATCCTAAGTGTTCAAGCATTAATACACCTGAAAGTAATACAGAAGATGGGTTTACTTTATCTTGACCAGCATATTTTGGAGCTGTACCGTGAGTAGCTTCGAAGATCGCGTGTCCAGTTACATAGTTAATGTTTGCGCCTGGAGCGATACCGATACCACCAACTTGAGCAGCTAATGCGTCAGAGATATAGTCACCGTTTAAGTTCATTGTAGCAACTACGTCGAACTCATTTGGACGAGTTAAGATTTGTTGTAAGAAGATATCAGCGATAGAATCTTTAACTAAGATTTTACCAGCTGCTAAAGCGTCAGCTTGTGCTTTGTTTGCTGCTTCTTCACCTTGTTCAGCTTTAATAGCATCATATTGGTTCCAAGTGAATGTTTGATCAGCAAATTCTTTTTCAGCTAATTCATAACCCCATTTTTTGAATCCACCTTCAGTGAATTTCATGATGTTACCTTTGTGTACTAAAGTAACAGATGGGCGTTTATGATTAATAGCATATTCGATAGCAGAACGTACTAAACGCTCAGTACCTTCTTTAGATACTGGTTTTACACCGATACCAGAAGTTTCTGGGAAACGGATTTGGTTAACACCAAATTCAGTTTGTAAGAAGTTGATGATTTTTTGTGCTTGTTCAGAGCCAGATTCGAATTCAATACCAGCGTAGATGTCTTCTGTGTTTTCGCGGAAGATAACCATATCAACGTCTTCTGGACGTTTAACTGGAGAAGGTACTCCATCAAAGTGACGTACTGGACGTAAGCATACATATAGGTCAAGTTGTTGACGTAATGCTACGTTTAGAGAGCGGATACCACCACCGATTGGAGTAGTAAGAGGACCTTTGATTGCGATTAGGAATTCGTTAATTTTGTCTAAAGTTTCTTGTGGTAACCATTCACCAGTTTGGTTGAATGCTTTTTCACCAGCTAAAACTTCTAACCATTCGATTTTCTTTTCACCATTGTAAGCTTTTTCTACAGCTGCGTCGATTACGCGTGATGCTGCAGCCCAAATATCTGGACCAATTCCGTCACCTTCGATGAAAGGAATCACTGGATTGTTTGGTACATTAAGTACGCCATTTTCAACTACAATTTTGTTTGACATTGATGTTGCCTCCTAAATTCATAATCATAGGACTGTGTTATAAGTAACACAGTCCCAAATATTCTAGCATATTTTCCGAATTAGCGCTCGCTGATTGGAACATATTTTTGCATGCCTGGTCCAACGTACTCTGCACGTGGACGGATTAGGCGGTTGTTAGCATATTGCTCTAGAATATGAGCTACCCAACCAGAAGTACGTGATACTGCGAAAATTGGTGTGAATAGGTCATGATCAATACCTAAAGAATCATACACTGACGCAGAGAAGAAGTCTACGTTTGCAGGTAATTTCTTTTGTTCTACGATCATGTCATGGATTTTAACTGACATTTCATAAAGCTCTGGTTTACCAGTTAACTCAGTTAATTTTTGTGACATTACACGTAAGTGTGGTGCACGTGGGTCGCCTTTGCGGTATACGCGGTGACCGAAGCCCATGATTTTTTCTTTGTTGTCTAATTTATTTTGAATATAAGATTCAACGTTTTCAAGTGAACCAATTTCAGATAACATTTTCATTACTTGCTCGTTTGCTCCACCATGAAGTGGCCCTTTTAATGCACCGATAGCTGCAGTTACACCAGAATAAACATCTGATAATGTAGCTACACATACACGTGCAGTGAATGTAGATGCATTTAATTCGTGGTCAGCATGTAATACTAACGCTTTGTCGAATGCTTCAACTTCGATTGCTGCTGGCTCTTCACCTTTAAGCATGTATAAGAAGTTTGCTGCATATCCTAATTCTGGTTTTGGCGCAACTGGCTCTAAACCTTTACGAACACGTGCAAATGCAGTAACTACTGTAGCAATTTTAGCTTGTAGACGGATAGCTTTACGGTAGTTAGCTTCTGGATCCATAACATCCGCCTCATCATCGAATACACCAAGTAAAGATACTGCAGTACGTAGTGCAGCCATTGGATGTACAGTTGATAGTGGGTATGTTTTGAATTGGTCTACAATCGCTTGCGGAATAGTCATGTTGTCTGCTAATTGTTGTTTTAATTCAGCTAGCTCGTCCGCTTTTGGTAAACGAGTATGCCATAATAAATAAATTACCTCTTCAAATGACGCGTTCTCTGCTAAATCATCAATGTTGTAACCAACATATGTAAGTGTGTCATCGATAATTGAACTGATTTTAGATTCCGCTGCTACGATACCTTCTAAACCTTTAGTTGCTGACATAAATTATCGCTCCCTCATAGTTATATTTTTTGGTTGTAAATGCTTTTTGTAGGTCGCATTTACGTTTTTTGCTCATATGAACCATTAAGTAAATCGCTTACATTGCTATTATAATCATTTTTGACATCTTTGTGAATGAAAATCCTCCGAATAAAGAAAAAGACGCTTGAGCGATTATATAAACGCTTTAAAGAGATTGCTTTGCATTTTTTGACATTAATTTATCATTTGAAACGGGGTGAATTTGTAAAAATGAGGAATATTAAATATTTTTCATACGAAAGGACTACAAGTATTTTAATTTTTATTTTTTATTTGGTGATATTATGGTTCGTATTACCCGTATCACTTGCAATTTTCTTATCTTTTTCTACGTACCCTATCATAAAATTCCTTCACTCATATTGTAGGATTGCCTATTGGCTTGCAGCAATTATTGTGGAAGCACTCATACTAACTTGCATTTTTCTTCTCGCTATAATCTCTATAAACAGCATTATTCTTGTCTTCCCTGAAATTCGAGAAACACTACAAAACTTCCCACTTTTCAATGAATATGAATCAATGTTCATCCAAGTTTTAAAGGAAAAATCACTATCTATTTTCGATTCAATCTTAGTGTATATAGCTAATATCTTTCAATTATTTATGAAGCATGTAATTGAAGTATTTATATTCCTTATCGCTTACTACTTTGCCCTATTGGAAACTCGCAAATCCCGTTATTGGTTCTTTCAATATGTGCCAAAAAAATTCCGCAATGAATGGCAGTCTCATTTTTCGAAGATTATGCAACTGTTTCATTACTTTTTGTTCGTGGAGTTTCAGCTATTCACAATCACACTGCTCATTCTTTGTGTCGGGTTTATGATTCTTCAATTTGAACAAGCCATCATTAAAGCATTTATAGTAGCTTTTGCAGATGTACTTCCATTCTTCGGCATCGGAGTGTTTCTTGTACCAATGAGCTTTTATTTTTACTTAAAGGGTAATACGTATTTATGTGTGGCTATTTTAGTTTTGTATCTATTTGTTCAATTAATAAGGCAGCTAGCTGATTCCATGCTTTGGTCAAATACACTACAATTACGTACATTCCACACCTTTTTCATCAGTGCTGCCTCTATTTTATTATTTGGTTTTTACGGCATTTTACTTAGCCCTGTATTTTTATTTTTGGCGGTTAAACTGAAGGAAAATGCTATCTTTGAACGATGATGAATTGACCTTTTTTCATTTTTTTACGCATCCAATAATAAAAGATTGGTTGGAACATTTTACGAGTAAAAGGCATAAGCAGTAATAAACCAAGAAGATCCGTTAAAAAACCTGGTAATGCTAGAAGTACACCACCGCTAAAATTTAACACTGTATCAATTAAAGCCGGACCCGGAGCTTCTCCACGTGCTATCGTATTTTTTACCTTTTGTACAGAATTCATACCTTTATTTTTCACTACATAAATACCTAAAATACTAGTAGCAACTATAAGTAATAATGTATTTAAAACACCAATATTTTGACCAATCACTATTAATAACGCCAATTCGGCTAATGCGTAGACTATGAAACCAAGAAAAATTTTTCTCATATTTTTCTCCTTTCTATCTAAAAAAGCTATACCTTATATACGTTATTATAGCTCATTTAGTTCCATTAAAAAAACAATGAGCCTTCTAATACGAGACGCCTAGGCTATGAAAGGAAGGCAATGTTTGACTTAAAAATATTATTTAATCTAATAAAGATATCTTTTTTCATAAGAAAAGCTCTAGTACAACTATTCGCACTAGAGCTTTTCTTTATAGTGACTAAAAACCTGCATTCATCTCACCACTTAGGGTTGAGATAAATGTTGAAAGAAGTTAAAGAACACTTGCATGCCCTTTATATATAACTCCTGTTTCTGCATCCATCGTAATTTCTTGATCGTGGCGAATCAGTGTAGTTGCTTCTTTTACACCGACGATAACAGGGATACCAAGGCTTAGTCCGACAACCGCTGCATGACTTGTAAGACCGCCCTCCTCTGTAATAAGACCAATACAGTTTTCAAGCACTGGCATCATATCACGATCTGAGCCAACCGTTACTAAAATGCATCCGTCTGTATCATAAGCTAGTGCCTCAGCTGCATTTTTTGCAACAACTGTTTTACCTACAACTGAAGCTTTACCGATTCCTTGACCACGTGCTAATAAATCTCCGATAATGTGTACCTTCATTAAGTTAGTAGTACCTGCTTCACCTACCGGTACACCTGCTGTAATGACAACTGCATCACCGTGCGTTACAAAGCCATGCTTCAAGCTCTCGTCAACAGCTAGCTCTAAAATTTCATCTGTTGTCGTAACACGTTGACAAACAACTGGGTATACACCCCAAACTAGTGTTAATGCGTTTGCTGTATTGATAGAGCCTGTTACAGCGACAACCGGTACACCTGGGCGATATTTCGCAATCATTCTAGCTGTGTTACCACTTTCTGTTGGTGCTAATACTGCTTTTACACCTAAGTTAATCGAAGTGTAAGCTACTGCCTGAGAAATTGCCTCAGTCATATTTGCCTCTTTTTCACGACTACGTGTTGAGACAATCGCCTTATAGTCTAAAGAATTTTCCGTACGCTGTGCGATTTTATTCATTGTTTGCACGGACTCTACTGGATAAAGCCCAGCTGCCGTTTCACCAGACAGCATAATTGCATCTGTTCCATCGATAATTGCGTTTGCTACGTCACTTGCCTCTGCTCGTGTTGGACGTGGATTACGCTGCATCGAATCTAACATTTGTGTAGCTGTAATTACTGGTTTACCTACTTGGTTACATTTTAAAATTAATTTCTTTTGTACAAGTGGTACTTCTTCTGCTGGGATTTCTACACCAAGGTCACCACGTGCCACCATTAATCCATCTGAAACTAAGATGATTTCATCGATATTATCGACACCCTCTTGGTTCTCGATTTTCGGGATGATTTGAATGTGGTTACCGCCATTTTGTTCAAGTAATTCTCGAATCTCTAGTACATCCTTAGCTCGGCGAACGAATGAAGCTGCAATAAAGTCAACCCCTTGCTTAATACCGAAGAGAATGTCCTGTGCATCTTTTTCTGTAATTCCCGGAAGTTGTACAGAAACACCCGGCACGTTAACACCCTTTTTATTTTTTAAAACACCTGCATTTTCCACAATTGTATGGATAAGGCCTTTTTCCATATCTGTTGCCAATACACGTAATTGAATAAGTCCATCATCTAATAAAATAATTGAATTTTGCTCAACATCCTCGATTAAACGATCATATGTGACAGAGAAGCATGTCTCTGTTCCTTCAACTTCAGTCATTGAAATATCAATTACTTGTCCAGTAGCTAAATGTAATTCGCCGTTTTTCATATTATGTGTACGAATTTCAGGACCTTTTGTGTCGAGTAAAATACCAACTGGTTTACCTAATTTCTGCGCTACTTCGCGAATTAAGCTAATACGTCCTTCATGCTCTTCATGAGAACCATGCGAAAAATTTAAGCGGGCAACATTCATACCTGCTTCAATTAGTTTTTCTAAAGTTTCTGGTGACTCACTTGCCGGACCAATTGTACATACGATTTTTGTTTTTCTCATTTTCTGCCCACTCCGTTTTATACCAAATTATATAGATAGTTCTTTCATCAAAGTATACAAGCTTACATCTGACTCATGATTTTTTTCGAAAGCCTCAGGCATATCATAGTCAATCACTTGATGATTGCGGATACCTACCGCTCTTCCAGTTTTTCCTTCCATTAGTAATTCGACTGCATGAGCACCGAACTGACTTGCCAGAACACGATCACGTGCAGTAGGTGAACCGCCACGTTGGATATGTCCAAGAACAGAAACACGGATCTCTTTCCCTGTTTTGTCTTTTAACAGCTTTGCCAAATCACTACCTGACATAACACCTTCAGCGACAATAATAATACTATGCTTTTTCCCACGCGCGGCTCCTCGATCTAAGCGTGCCACAATGTCATCCAAATTATAATCTTCTTCTGGAATTAAAACTGTTTCAGCACCAGCTGCAAGACCTGCCCATAATGCAA
Proteins encoded in this region:
- the mdh gene encoding malate dehydrogenase, which codes for MSLKRKKISVIGSGYTGATAAFLAAQKELGDIVLVDIPQAENPAKGKALDMWEAAPVQGYDSYVKGTSNYADTADSDVVIITAGVARKPGMSRDDLVQINQDVMKAVSKEIAKYSPNATILVLTNPVDAMTYTVFKETGFPKNRVIGQSGVLDTARFCAFVAEELNISVKDITGFVLGGHGDTMVPLTRYSFAGGIPLETLIPADRLEEIVDRTRKGGAEIVNLLGNGSAYYAPSAALIEMAEAIIKDQKRILPSIAYLEGEYGYNDLYLGVPTLLGANGVEKIFELELTDNEKAALDKSAEAVRDVMKVLA
- the icd gene encoding NADP-dependent isocitrate dehydrogenase; its protein translation is MSNKIVVENGVLNVPNNPVIPFIEGDGIGPDIWAAASRVIDAAVEKAYNGEKKIEWLEVLAGEKAFNQTGEWLPQETLDKINEFLIAIKGPLTTPIGGGIRSLNVALRQQLDLYVCLRPVRHFDGVPSPVKRPEDVDMVIFRENTEDIYAGIEFESGSEQAQKIINFLQTEFGVNQIRFPETSGIGVKPVSKEGTERLVRSAIEYAINHKRPSVTLVHKGNIMKFTEGGFKKWGYELAEKEFADQTFTWNQYDAIKAEQGEEAANKAQADALAAGKILVKDSIADIFLQQILTRPNEFDVVATMNLNGDYISDALAAQVGGIGIAPGANINYVTGHAIFEATHGTAPKYAGQDKVNPSSVLLSGVLMLEHLGWQEAADMITKSVEKTISSKVVTYDFARLMDGATEVKCSEFATELIKNL
- the citZ gene encoding citrate synthase, giving the protein MSATKGLEGIVAAESKISSIIDDTLTYVGYNIDDLAENASFEEVIYLLWHTRLPKADELAELKQQLADNMTIPQAIVDQFKTYPLSTVHPMAALRTAVSLLGVFDDEADVMDPEANYRKAIRLQAKIATVVTAFARVRKGLEPVAPKPELGYAANFLYMLKGEEPAAIEVEAFDKALVLHADHELNASTFTARVCVATLSDVYSGVTAAIGALKGPLHGGANEQVMKMLSEIGSLENVESYIQNKLDNKEKIMGFGHRVYRKGDPRAPHLRVMSQKLTELTGKPELYEMSVKIHDMIVEQKKLPANVDFFSASVYDSLGIDHDLFTPIFAVSRTSGWVAHILEQYANNRLIRPRAEYVGPGMQKYVPISER
- a CDS encoding AI-2E family transporter, which codes for MRNIKYFSYERTTSILIFIFYLVILWFVLPVSLAIFLSFSTYPIIKFLHSYCRIAYWLAAIIVEALILTCIFLLAIISINSIILVFPEIRETLQNFPLFNEYESMFIQVLKEKSLSIFDSILVYIANIFQLFMKHVIEVFIFLIAYYFALLETRKSRYWFFQYVPKKFRNEWQSHFSKIMQLFHYFLFVEFQLFTITLLILCVGFMILQFEQAIIKAFIVAFADVLPFFGIGVFLVPMSFYFYLKGNTYLCVAILVLYLFVQLIRQLADSMLWSNTLQLRTFHTFFISAASILLFGFYGILLSPVFLFLAVKLKENAIFER
- a CDS encoding FxsA family protein, which translates into the protein MRKIFLGFIVYALAELALLIVIGQNIGVLNTLLLIVATSILGIYVVKNKGMNSVQKVKNTIARGEAPGPALIDTVLNFSGGVLLALPGFLTDLLGLLLLMPFTRKMFQPIFYYWMRKKMKKGQFIIVQR
- the pyk gene encoding pyruvate kinase, producing the protein MRKTKIVCTIGPASESPETLEKLIEAGMNVARLNFSHGSHEEHEGRISLIREVAQKLGKPVGILLDTKGPEIRTHNMKNGELHLATGQVIDISMTEVEGTETCFSVTYDRLIEDVEQNSIILLDDGLIQLRVLATDMEKGLIHTIVENAGVLKNKKGVNVPGVSVQLPGITEKDAQDILFGIKQGVDFIAASFVRRAKDVLEIRELLEQNGGNHIQIIPKIENQEGVDNIDEIILVSDGLMVARGDLGVEIPAEEVPLVQKKLILKCNQVGKPVITATQMLDSMQRNPRPTRAEASDVANAIIDGTDAIMLSGETAAGLYPVESVQTMNKIAQRTENSLDYKAIVSTRSREKEANMTEAISQAVAYTSINLGVKAVLAPTESGNTARMIAKYRPGVPVVAVTGSINTANALTLVWGVYPVVCQRVTTTDEILELAVDESLKHGFVTHGDAVVITAGVPVGEAGTTNLMKVHIIGDLLARGQGIGKASVVGKTVVAKNAAEALAYDTDGCILVTVGSDRDMMPVLENCIGLITEEGGLTSHAAVVGLSLGIPVIVGVKEATTLIRHDQEITMDAETGVIYKGHASVL